The Thermus tengchongensis DNA window GTGGAAAGGGCCTTTACCCTGGAGAACCGGGTGGTGGTGGCGGGGAGCCTCTACCTGGTGGGGGAGGTGAAGCGGGCCCTTTGGGGGCTTCCCCCGGAGGAAAGGTGGCAGTAGAGCCTGCGGCTTCGCCCTAGGGGGTAGCCCAAGGAGCGGTTCAATCCAAGGCTTCCTTGAGGATGCGGGCGGCCTCCAGAAGCTCCTTTAGGGGCCGCACCAGGGCGATGCGCACCCACCCCTTCCCCCCGGGGCCAAACCCCCGGCCTGGGGCTAGGGCCACGCCCCGCTCCACCAGGCTTAGGGCGAACTCCAGGTCGTCCACCCCTTCGGGCAGGCGGCCCCAGAGGTACATGGTGGCCTTGGGGGGAAGCAGGCTGAGGGCCCCCTCGAGGGCCTCGGCCATCCCCAAGGCCCTTTCCCGGTAGACCTGGGCGAAGCCCCGGGTGACCTCCCGCGGGGTCTTGAGGGCCGCCACCCCCATGCGCAGGATGCCCGCGTACTGGTTGAAGTCCACCACTCCCTTGACCCGCTCCAGCCGCCCTATGGCCTCCTCGTTCCCCAGGGCGAAGCCCAGGCGGAAGCCCGCCAGGTTGTAGCTCTTGGAGAGGCTAAAGAGCTCCACCACCCGCTCCTTTCCCCCGGGCAGGGCCAGGGGGGAGGGGGCCTCCCCCTGGTAGACCTGGTCCACGTAGGGGTTGTCGTGGACCAGCCAAAGCCCATGCCTTTCCGCCAGGGCCAGGGCCTCCTCAAAGTAGCCCCAGTCCGCCAGGGCCCCCGTGGGGTTGTTGGGGTAGTTGAGGAGGAGGACCTTGGCTTCCTTCCAGATGCTTTCCGGCACCCGGGAGAGGTCCGCCAGGCCATCTTCCCGCAAGGGGATGAGGTGGGTCCTTAAGGAGGCCACCCGGGCCGCGCCAAAGTAGCTGGGGTAGGCCACCTCGGGCAGAAGGAGGAGGTCGTGGGGCTCGGTGAGGGCCAGGAGGAGGTGGGCCAGGCCTTCCTGGCTGCCGATGAGGGCCAGGGCCTCCCGCCTGGGGTCTAGACGCAGGCCGTAGCGGCCCTCGTACCAGCGAGAGGCCTCTTCCAGGAAGGGCAGGGTGCAGCTTTTCAGGCAGTAGCCGTAGGTGCTGGGGTCGGCGAGGGCCTCCCTTAGGGCCTGAAGGGGTTCGGGCGGGGGCAGGAGGTCGGTGGAGCCGATGGAGAGGTCCAAGAGGGGAATGCCCTTCTCCCGGGCCTTGCGTTTGGCCTCGTCCACCACCAGGAAGACCGAGGCTTCGGGCACCCTACTCATGGTGCCCCTCCCGCCAGGTCTTGCCGGTGACGAGGCTCAGGGCGTGGGGGAGGACGGGGAGGACCGCTTCCAAGGACTCCCGGGCCCCCTTGGGGCTCCCCGGCAGGTTCAGGATGAGGCTTTTGCCCCGCACCCCCGCCAGGCCCCGGGAAAGGGCCGCCATGGGGGTCTTCTCCAGGCCCCTAAGGCGCATGAGCTCGGCAAGGCCCGGCACCTCCTTGTCCAGAAGCTCCCGGGTGGCCTCGGGGGTCTTGTCCCTGGGGGCCAGGCCCGTGCCCCCATTGGTGAGGATCAGGTCCAGGCCCTCCCGGTCGGCCCAAAGCCGGATGACCTTCTTGATCAGGGGAGGCTCATCGGGGACGATCTCGTAGGCCGCCACCTCGAAGGGCCCAGCCTTTAGGGCCTCGCGGATGGCCAGGTGGGTGGTGTCCTCTCGCTCCCCACGGAAGCCCTTGTCGGACACGGTCAGGATGCCCACGCGGAACATTTGTCAAGAGCTTACCCCTTGGAAGACCCTTTGCAAAAGGGTGCGGGTGTAGCGCAGGGTGTCCTCGAGGGCTCCTTGGTCCAAACGGGCAAAGGTATCCGTGGGCCAGTGCCAGTTGGGGGGCACCCCCTGTTCCAGCCGGATCAGGGAAAGGCAGGGAAAGCCCCTTCGCGCCAGGGGCAGGGTGTCGAAGTAGGCCAGGCGGTAGCGGAGGGGCCTGGCCCCCGGGGTGGTGCGGGCGGCCTCGAGGAGGGCCCCCCGGTAGGGGAAGTAAAGGAGCATCCCCTCCCCTTCCGCATAGAAGAGCTCCCCCTGGCCCACGTTGTCCAGGTTGAGGACCAGGGTGCCTGGGGGAAGATGCGGGATCAGGGCCTTGGCCCCCAGGGCCCCCACCTCCTCGCAACCCGTGAGGGCCAGGCCCAGCCGCCACCCCTCAGGGGGCTCGGTCTCCAGGAAGAGGGCGGTGGCCACCGCCACCCCGCTCCCATTGTCGTTACCCCCTTCCACGTAGGGGGCTTTAAGCTCCCGGTGGAGGAGGGCGGCCTGGGCCAGGAAGTAGAGGCCCACGGGCCACCTCAGGGGAGTGAGGGCGAGAAGGGGCGCCAGGAAAGCCAGAAGGGCATTCAAGAGGAAGTTGGCCCGGAAGTGGCGCACCCTTTTGGGGTGGTAGAGGAAGAAGGTTTTGGCGGTGTCCACGTAGGCCATGAGGACCAAGGCCTTTGCCCCCTGGCCCTTCCAGGCCAAGAGGTTGTGCGAAGGGTGGCGGTCCAGGAGGAAGCCCCAGGGCCTCCAGCCGTTGAAGTAGAGGAAGAAGCCCAGGGCTCCCAGGAGGGGGAGCACGGGGGAAGCGGGGGCG harbors:
- a CDS encoding M28 family peptidase, producing METVKAVLRLLRLPHRGSATALEAQAFQRLKSFLEGQGIPVQEIPFRGVQSYGPELLLISLLLGLAPASPVLPLLGALGFFLYFNGWRPWGFLLDRHPSHNLLAWKGQGAKALVLMAYVDTAKTFFLYHPKRVRHFRANFLLNALLAFLAPLLALTPLRWPVGLYFLAQAALLHRELKAPYVEGGNDNGSGVAVATALFLETEPPEGWRLGLALTGCEEVGALGAKALIPHLPPGTLVLNLDNVGQGELFYAEGEGMLLYFPYRGALLEAARTTPGARPLRYRLAYFDTLPLARRGFPCLSLIRLEQGVPPNWHWPTDTFARLDQGALEDTLRYTRTLLQRVFQGVSS
- a CDS encoding MogA/MoaB family molybdenum cofactor biosynthesis protein, with product MFRVGILTVSDKGFRGEREDTTHLAIREALKAGPFEVAAYEIVPDEPPLIKKVIRLWADREGLDLILTNGGTGLAPRDKTPEATRELLDKEVPGLAELMRLRGLEKTPMAALSRGLAGVRGKSLILNLPGSPKGARESLEAVLPVLPHALSLVTGKTWREGHHE
- a CDS encoding aminotransferase class I/II-fold pyridoxal phosphate-dependent enzyme, whose amino-acid sequence is MSRVPEASVFLVVDEAKRKAREKGIPLLDLSIGSTDLLPPPEPLQALREALADPSTYGYCLKSCTLPFLEEASRWYEGRYGLRLDPRREALALIGSQEGLAHLLLALTEPHDLLLLPEVAYPSYFGAARVASLRTHLIPLREDGLADLSRVPESIWKEAKVLLLNYPNNPTGALADWGYFEEALALAERHGLWLVHDNPYVDQVYQGEAPSPLALPGGKERVVELFSLSKSYNLAGFRLGFALGNEEAIGRLERVKGVVDFNQYAGILRMGVAALKTPREVTRGFAQVYRERALGMAEALEGALSLLPPKATMYLWGRLPEGVDDLEFALSLVERGVALAPGRGFGPGGKGWVRIALVRPLKELLEAARILKEALD